The stretch of DNA CCAATCTGGGCAACAAACACGTGCTGTAGGTAACGCCATCTTTTCAAAATTCTAATGATTCTGAGATCGAGGCGATCAAAAAAAATTGCAACTCGCAAGTTTTTCGGCTGCTGGTAAAATTTTACAGTCGAAGATGCGAGCAAAATAACCAAAACTCGACGCAGGAGACATAGGCTAGAATGCAAAATCAAGGTAACAAACAGGGCAATTAAGGGAGCAAGTCTAATGGAATGGTGCCCCCCATGATCAGACGTATATCAATATTGGCAGTAGCGATGGTTGTGGGGCTAACGGCTATGATAATGATCGGGTGCGGGAGCAGTGAAACGCCATCGCAGGTCGTCGAAAAATACTACAAGGTAATACAAGATAGTAATTGCGAAGCTGTACCCGACCTGGTAGTAAGTGGACGACCCAAGGTGCTTGATAATTATGTCAATAGCTGTAAGAGATATGCGGGTAAGCTTGAGAGCTACTCGATAAAGGGGCAAGGGTTTGCGTACGGCGGCGGTGTTGCGGGTGTCGATACAGAAGTGACCTTGAAAGATGATAACGGCGGTGAAACAACCAAATCCGTACAGCAGGTCCTCACTACAACCGATGACGGTTGGAAGCTAACCATATTGGAAGATAGGGATTAGGTGGACTCATAGTACCAAAGGAATAACCCATCTGAATATGGAGTACGAAAACTGAAAAAACTGCTTTGAAGCTCAAAGAGACTATAGGCTGCTGCTTCACTTCCCAGCTTCAACATGATGTATCAATGCCAGTGGATGAATCGTCTTGACTGGCTAGCCGGAAATCCTCTTCACAACCTCTATAATATTATTTCATATCCAAGTGAGGAGGTGGCAGAAGTGAGATCGTTGAGATATTTCCGGGTTTTTCTCACAGGGGCCGTATTGACACTCACAATGGCCATTGCAGCACCGGCAGCTCTGGCGGTTCCACCAAGTCCCATCGGCCCGCCACAGGCTGCGATAGGCCGTATACCTGGGCTGGGAGGCGGCACTGAAGCACAGTCCGGTCCGCGCTGGGGCGAAGGCCGTTTTACTTTCAGAACAGTTGACACGAAGTGGAAGGAGCTGAGTAACTGGGAGTCTAGCCCGGGGCGCCGGTTTTCAAGATAGGCTATACTTCCTTTTCCCGGCTGGAAATTGCGGCTCTCTTAAACCGCTTTTCTCTATTTATGCAGTAATTTTCTGAACCAATTTTGCCAGTTGGTCCAGGAAATGTAAGTTCGAATAAGCGCCGATTGCGCCCACCAATTTCTTCCCCCTCATGAATGGCTTACATGAGCCATTTCTTTCCTCGAAATACCCAGGTGTTATTCGGATACCGTTTTGAGCTGTCCGGTGAAACCGAACTGCTTCGGTTTCTTCGCGACGATCTGTTTATTCTCGATGGCCGCGTAAAGTTGCGCTATCGTGCTCTGGGATGGGGTTGGCATACCTTCCACACCGTGGGAATGAAGCCATTCCCGGGCCTGTACCTGATCGAATGTGTCGAAGGTGATGTTCGCATAGCAGCGCCCCGGCCGTGAAATAGCCGGATGCAGTTCGCCGAGATCTTCGTTGGTCGTGATCAGCACCAGGATGCGAAGCCCCTGCCCGATCAGCCCGTCGCAGACGTTCAGCAGGCGCGACAATGCCTGTCCCGTCTGCTGCCGGGCATCCCTTGCCAGCAGTTCCCCGGTGTCTTCGGCGACGAACAGGTTCAGTTTCTTGTGTGGCGCCCTCGTCAGGATGTCGAGCATGTAGTCGGCATTTGCGCCGAAGAAGACGTCAGGATCGACGATGTAGTTGATATCGATCGAGTCCTCACACGTGCGGCACCAGGAACGCAGGGCGTATGTCTTGCCCGTACCTGGTATGCCGTTCCATAGCACCAGCTTGCCCTCCGACCCCGATTCGATATCCGTCGCCAGTAACTCCTCGAGCGCGGCGCGCGTCGTGTCGACATAATTGTTTTTGATCTCCGGCCACGCGGGCCCCGCGATCCCGCGTTTCGTGCAATGCGGCCCGCTCTGGCCCATCCGCCAGAAAGACACCTCGACGACATCCTCCTTGTGTTCGGACGGCGGAACCCGCTCGCGAACCAGCTCGAGCAGTCCGATTGCGGCATCGTCATCCTTGCCATATGCTTCCGCGTGCAAAAAATCATTCTTGAGTCCGACGACAAGCAGACCCTGGGGGAACCTGAAGACGAAACTGGTCAGACCCTCCTGGGTGACCCGTTTCCATTCCAGGCTCGCTTCCTTGAACGTCGAAGCATCGAGCGAAGCAACGGAATGGTAGGATGTCTCCCGCGCAAACCTGAAGCCGCCAACGCGCGCCTCGGAGATTATGAGTTCGTGAACGGAATGTATGAGCATGCTAAGGTCGGTCATTGCTGATCCCTCTTTTTTTCCAGCGGCCACCGGCGCGGCCGAAATTACCTGTTGCAAGAATCATAGCAGGCGGCTTCGCGGGAAGATAATTTGCTCGTCTGGGAATAAAAACTGGTGCAGATGCAGGGGGCCGCTAAGCGGTTTTATTCCGGTAGATCCTCAGCGCCAGCAGATACGAGGCAATCAATAAGGCAACGCACCAGGCAATCGCGGCCCAGGCCCTTGGTCCGGCAATGCCGTCGATCAGAAGCGAACGCATTGTCTCGACAATCGGTGTCATCGGCTGATTGTCGGCGAAAACCCGTAGCGACGCGGTCATCGAGCCCGCGGGAATGAATGATGAGCTTATGAAGATAAGTATCATCAGAATGTAGCTGAAAGCCCCCGCGCCCTCAGCGCTCTTGGCGAGCAAACCAAAGACGATCGCAAGCCAGGTCGTGGCCAGCGTGAATAAAAGCAGGATCCCGAAGAATATCAGCCACGCCGCCATGCCGGCTCCCGGGCGGAAGCCGGCGACAAAAGAAACGAGCAGCACCAGCAGAACCGAAACGAGATTGGACAGTACCGATGAAACCGCGTGGCCGCCCAGTATCGATGAAGGCGCGATCGGCATGGACCTGAAACGGTTGATGATGCCCCTGGTCATGTCGTTGTTTACTCGCAGCGCCGCGTAGGCGATCCCGCTCACCACACAGAGGATGACGATTCCGGGGGTGATGAAGTCGATGTATTGCACGGAGCCGGAACTCGTCTGGAGCGCGCTGCCGAACACGTAGACAAACAGCAGCATGAAAGCCACCGGCATGGCCGCGACCGTGATTATCGTATCGATGCTGCGAACGGTATGACGCAGGCTTCGCTTGGCCATCACCAATGTGTCGTGCACCGCGTACATTACTTATTTCCCTCGCTGTCGCTGATGATTTTTAGAAAGGCGTCATCCAGCGTCGCCGTTTTCTGCGAGAATTCAGAAACGGTGATTTGGGCGTTCTCGATCCGGTTGAATATACGGACTATCTGGGCCACGCTGCCGTCGGTCGCGATCGTCAAGGACAGCGCACCATCATCGGGGGTCACGTCATAATCCTGGAAAAGCCGGGCGGCGGCTTCCATCTGCCCGGTGTCAGGGAAACCGAGCTCTATCCTTCCATGCGGAAGAAGCTTCTTCAGCTCGCCCGCGGTTCCTTCGGCGACGATTCTGCCCTGGCTTAAAATCGCGATCCTGTCCGCCAGCCGGTCGGCCTCTTCCAGATTCTGCGTGGTCAAAAATACAGTCGTGCCACCCTGGGAAAGCGCCTTGATCGTTTCCCACATCATGTTGCGGCTTAAAGGATCAAGACCGGACGTGGGCTCGTCAAAAAAGATGACCGGCGGGTCTCCGATGAGACCCATGGCGATATCGAGCCGCCGGCGCATGCCGCCGGAGAAAGTTCCGGTGCGGCGGTCGGCGGCATCCTGGAGACTGAATCGCTCCAGCAGTTCTTCGGCGGTGCGGGCCGGGTCTTCGATATGGCGGAGGTCGCCGATCAGAACGAGATTCTCACGTGCGGTCAGGACCTCATCGACCGCGGCAAATTGTCCGGTGAGGCTTATCTGGGCACGCACTTTCGCCGCCTCAGTCACAACATCAAAACCGTTTACCGTCGCCTTGCCGCCATCGGCTCTCAGCAGCGTCGTCAGGATGTTGATCGTAGTCGTTTTGCCGGCGCCATTGGGTCCAAGCAGACAAAAAACAGATCCTTTTGAAACCCTCAGGCCTATATCATCAAGCACGAGCTGTTTGCCAAAGGACTTTCGAAGACTGGCGGCGCTAATCGCGTCCATCGCTCGCCTTTTTTCGTGCTGCGCGCAGCGCGTCGCGACGCTGGTGCCACTCTTTTTGCAGATCGGGCATCCGCCTGGCCAGGAAATCAGAAAGGGCGGCCATCTCCTCCAGCCAGGCTCGCCGGTCCGGCTGAGCCCTTTTTAGAAGATCGAGGCCTTCCCGCGCCACGACAGACTGTTCTGCGTAGACTTTCGCATCGAAACCATTTCCCTCGACACCCGCCAGATCGAGGCTGACTCTGTCGACTCGCTCGCCGGCCGCGCGCGTTCGCTTCACCAGGTGGAAATTTTCCAGGAACTGGATCGCGCCGGTGATCGCGCTCCGGCTGGCCATCAGCGCATCGGCAAGCTCCGCGATCGGTTGCTGCTCCGGGTCGCAGATCGTCAGGTAGCCGAGCAAGCGCCCCGCCATGGGTGGCAGGCCGTACTGCTGAACATAAAAGCGCCCGGCGCGATCGGCGTAAATCAGCTGTGCATCGTTATCCATATTCCGGATAATACACAAATAACAGAAATGACACAAATTAGTGTAATTTTAAGAATATTGGCATCGGAGCTTCCGGCTGCCAGCGAGCGGGTTCGTACTTCCGTCATGAAAATGATTGAATTCATCAACCGCCGTCGTCCCGGAAGCATCTTCCTGATTGGGAGGGGAATGAGAAGGCTAAATCGAAAATCTGATTGCTCCCTGCGGCATGAACTGTGGTATCTGCCACAGGCACACCTGCGGAATAATAGCCCATGTCAGGGCTGCGGCAAGATCGAGGCATCTGGATAAAAGATACAGGACAAGATACGGAATGAGCGAAATCGAGAATCTGGAATTTATCCGCGACAATGGCATTAACGCGTTCATAAAGAGAGAACGCGATCGCTGGCAGTCGCCCCGAGGCGTCCTGTGCGTGCATGACAGGAACTACCATTGACGTCTCAACTGGAATCGATATGCTCTTTTAGCGCGGCGAGTTTTTTGTCCCAGAACTTTTCGTAATAGGCGAGCCATCGTTTGACTTCGAGGAGCGGTTCCGGTTGCAGCCTGTAGCGCCGCTCCCGGCCAATTTTACGTTCGCCGACCAGCCCCGCTTCTGACAACACGCCCAGGTGTTTGGAGACAGCCGTGCGGCTGATGGGGAACGGCTCGCTGATCTTGCCGACGGGCAGCTCCTCGCTGGAAAGCAGCCGCAATATTTTTCTTCGCGTGGGATCGGCCAGCGCCTGAAAAACGTCATGCTTTAGCGCCGGCGGCATCAGCCTTCAACTACCTTGCGGAGATTCTCGCGGATCATCGGCTCCCAGCCATTGTTCATGATCTCGTGGACCATCGCCTGCTTCATTCCCGTCCTCGGTATGATCTCGTCGGCAGCCCCCCAACCTGAATGGGTGAGGGTGAATTCTGTTTTGCCTTCCACCTCTTGCAACTCAAAGAGCACGCGCCATCCGAAGTCATCCCAGGAAAAAGAGAGCCGCCGGGGAGGATCCAGCTCGAGCACTTTGCAGGGAGTCGCCCCGAAGGGCGTCTGCAGATGAAATACGTGACCGGCTTCCGGCTGAAAATCATTCGGCATGCACCATTCGGCAATGCCTTCTGAGGTTGCGACGGCCTGCCAAACACGCTCGATAGGCGCGTTCAGCATGATCTTCTTTTGGATATCAGGAAGTGTAGATGGATTATTTCCCTGCATTTTGGTGCCTCCACGATTGAATTTAAAATGAAACCAAATAGTTACATGTTAAATTATATAAAACCAAAAGGGCAGGTTCAACGAGGAGCTGGCGCAATCCGGCGTGTTGTGGGAGCAAAAGAGGACGCCCAGCCATCAAAGATCATTTCCCGAGTAAGAGAGGTTGAAGCTCTTGTTGATCAGGGGGAAATCGGGAACCATGTTTTCCTGTCCGGCGTACCCCAGCGCCGTCCAGTTCAGGAAAGACGGGTCGCAAACGGCGACTCTGCTGATCTCCCCATTGGAATCTGTGGCGACGAGATAGACGATGCTGCCCCGCCAGCCTTCGACGACGCTGACGGCGAACGAGTTCTTCCGGTAGTCTGCGTTAAGCGGTTCGGTTGGTTCGTGCGTTGCCCCGGTCGCGTCCTCTTCGTGTCCGGGCGATTTCCCGGGGTGTCCTGAAACATTATCGAGAGAGCCAAGCATCTCTTTCAGGATCGCGATTGAGGCGTGCACTTCAGCGACTCTAACCCGGAACCTCGCAAGCACGTCGCCGTCATCTTCCGTGGCCACGTCGAGGCTGATCTTTCCATAGGCGCAATAGGGATAATCGACCCTGGCGTCGGCCCTCAGTCCGACCGCCCTGGCGGGGATGCCTCGCACGCCATGATCGCGGGCGATCGCCAGTGGCAGGATACCCGTTCCTTCCAGCCGGTTGATCAAGGTGTTACTGCTTTCAGCAACGGCCAGGACATCATCGAAATCTTTTTCCAGTGCGTCGAGTTCGGCCGGGAGCCTCCGAATGGTTTCTGGCTTCAATCGCGCGTTGGTTCCGCCGAGCTTCGCCACCCCCCTCAGAAAACGGCTGCCTGTCAACCGCTCGTTGATCTGCATGACGGCTTCTCTGAGCCGGGCGCCGGCGGCGCCGCCAAAATTAAAACCGGTGTCGGTCATGATGGCGCCGATGTCGCCGATGTGATTGGCCAGCCGCTCCAGCTCGCTGAAGACGACCCGATGACGATTATCACTTTCCGGCACGCTGATGCCGGCCAACGATTCGAGCGCCAGACAGAAAGCTAGCGCGTGGCTGAAGGAGCTGTCTCCGGAAATGCGCTCCGCCAGTCTCAGCTTGTCTGCCTGCGGCAGGACCTCGAAGAGCTTCTCGCTGCCCTTGTGGGAGTAGCCGAGCCGCGGCTCCAGCAACAGGATCTCCTCGCCGGCGACGCTGAAGCGAAAATGACCGGGCTCGATGATGCCGGCATGCACCGGGCCGACCGGGATCTCGTATATTCCCTCGCCGCCTAGTTCGCGGAACTGGAAGCTGCCCTCGGCTTCCGGCGGCCGGGTCTTCCAGTCGAAATCTTTTCTCAAGGGGAAGGCGTCCGCCGGCCAGTTCTCGTGCAGGATCAACGGCCGCGGATTGGGATGGCCGACGGGTTCCAGGCCGAAGAAAGTCTTTATCCTGCGCTCGTGTATGGAGGCTTCGTGGATCCTCGGCGTCAGCGATGGAAACTCCCCGAGCACCTCGATCCACAGGCCGAGAAACAGATTCTCGCCGGGTACGCCAAAGACGTACATGATCCGGAAGAACCCGGACCGGCCGCGTTCGTCAAAACAGGTGATTATCATCAACGGCAGTTCGTGATGGTCGTAGAGGCTCTCACAGACTGCGGCGATCTCGGCTGCAGGGACCTCGCACGCGATCAGGTTCCCATGGGACTCCACCGCCGCATTTCGCGGAAGATATTTCGTGCTGATTGTTTCGTGCCGGGTTTCAGTCATTTTTCATCCATTGATCAAGGCCGCAGCCGTGGTGATGAGTGTCTTTAAGGATTCCGGCAGGTATAGCCCTGCGGCGACGAACAGGCCGAGCAATGCCAGCGGCGGCAGCACGGTCAGAAAATTGGACTCACCTGCTGGCAGGGGCTCGGGGTCGCGGCCGAAGGTCATGCCGGCGATATGCTTCAGAAAACCGGCGAAGACGAGCACCAGCAGCAACAGCACCGCGATCACCACCGGCAGATGGGCGCCCATGCCGGCGGAAAGGATATAGAACTCAGTCAGGAAGATGCCGAACGGAGGCATGCCGGTGATAGCGAGAAATCCTATCAGGAGTATCACGCTGGTTGCCGGCAGCGCTGACAGGACTCCCTTTACGTTTCGTATCTTGGTGGAGCTGTATTTAAGGAATATGTTTCCAGCGGAAAAGAACAGGATGGATTTCGCCAGCGAGTGATAGATCATGTGCAGCAACGCCGCGAATGTCCCCAGGCCGCCGAAGCCGAAGCCCAGGGCGGCGATGCCCATGTGCTCGATGCTCGAGTAGGCGAACAGGCGTTTGTAATTTTTCTGCACGATGATGATGAAGGCCGAGATCCCGATTGACAGCACGCCGAAATAAACCATCAGGTCTCTGGAAAAAGAGGCGGCGCCGGCGGCGTCGGCGACTATCCTGAACTTCAGGATCGCCAGCATGGCGACATTCAGCAGCGCTCCTGAGAGCAGGGCGCTGATGGGCGAGGGCGCCTTGCTGTGCGCGTCGGGAAGCCAGGTGTGCATCGGCGCCAAACCTACCTTGGTGCCGTAGCCGATGAGCACGAAGATGAAGGCGATCTTGGCCAGAAGCGGGTCCATGCCGCTCGCGCTACCGGTCAGCGCCCCCCAGTCGATGAATCTGCTCACTCCGGTCTCTGAAGTGGAAGTGAGAAAAAGCAGCGTGCCGAAAAATCCAAGCAGCAGGCCTATCGAGTTGATGATCAGGTACTTCCATGCGGCTTCCATCGACGAGGGCTTGTTGTAAAAACTGATCAGGAAAGCCGTTGAAAGAGTCGTCGCCTCGATGGCTATCCACATGCCTATCGGGCTCAGCGTCAAGATGGCGAAGAACATCGCCACCAGAAACAGATGCAGCAGGACGAAGTACTGCCGCACGCGGCTAAAGCCGATTATCTGCTTCCGCACTTCTTCACGCAGGTAGCCGATGGAATAAAAAACCGCGGCCAGGCCGACCAGCGTCACGGTGATCAGGACGACCGCCCCCAGCGAGTCGACCGCGAGATAGGTCCCATAATCGCTGCTGCCGTTTCTTACTACATCCGCGATTATGATGGCGACGGCGGCAAGCTCCAGCGGCGCTGATATCGCCGCGATGACTTCCAGCCCGAGGATCCTGTTTCGCACAGCCAGAGACGCGGCCGCAGCTATCAGGGGGACGATCAGTAAAAGAACAAGGGCCACGGGTCAGTCCTTCAGTTTTTTCATGCTGGTGACATCCATGGAACCGAACTTGCGGAAGATCATCGAAGCGAAAACCGTGGCGATGATCACCCAGATAAGGATATTGAATGTGATTCCCAGCTGGAACCCGGGACTCTCCTCAAGGCCGGCAAAGAGCGCGAACGAGACGATGCCGTTCTCCAGCGAGAGGATGCCGAGCACCTGGGATATGGCTCCCCGCCGGTTGATGCTCAGGAAGAGAGATATCAGAATCGTCGCAAATGCCAGACGCATGAGTTTATCGCTTCCGGGAGCCAGCATTGCCAGCGGCGAGAAGAAGTCGCTCTGGGTCAGCACCAGCAGGGCGGCGATTACCGTCAGTGTCGCCGGTGTGTTCAGGTAGGTGCTCACCGAAAACTTCAGTTCGTGGCGCTTGATCAGGCCGTAGAAGAAATAGGGGGCGATGACGATCTTGACGGCGACAGTGGCGACAATGGCAACGATCAGGAGCGGTGTAAACCGGTCGAAGGCGGACGCCAGCAGCAACACGCCGATTGCCGACGACTGGGCCATGTAGAGCCTGATGGCGGAGGTATTCTTTCGGGTAAAGTGAAGCAGTCCGGCCATGGCGAAGATGAATGTGGCGAACAGCAGCAGTGTTTGTTGGTTGAGATGAGACATGCGTCAGCGCACCAGCCCCGCGGCGATGGCGCTGATGACAAAAGAGGTGAACAGCAGATCCGGCAGGCGGAATATCCTCAGCTTGGCGATGCTAGACTCGATAATGGCGATGGCGGCGCAGAAGGCTCCGGCCTTGACGAGAAACATGACCAGCGCCAAAGCCAGCGGCGCCGCTTCCAGCGAGCCCGCGATGCCCCGTGGCAGGAAGAGATTGGCCCCAAGCGCGATGAAGATCAGGTATTTGTTGGCCGCGCCCCATTCCATCAGCGCCAGCCTCTTGCCCGAGTACTCGATGATCATCGCCTCGTGGATCATGGTCAGTTCAAGATGGGTGGAAGGATTATCGAAGGGATAACGGCAGGTCTCGGCCAGCATGGCGATCGAGAAGCCGATGAACGCCAGGCCTACCGGCAGGTATCCGGAAAGCGGCAGTGAGGCGATGCTCGACGAGATGGCGGCGAGATTGGTAGAGCGGCTGACGAGCGCCAGCGTCACCAGCGACAGTATCAGGCCGCCTTCGGTCAGGGCGGCCACCAGCATCTCACGGCTGGAGCCGAAGCCGCCGAAGGCGCCGCCGGCATCGATACCCGCCAGCGCTAGCATGAAGGTTCCCAGCGCCACCAGGTAGACTACTACCAGGAAATCTCCGCTGTAACTGTTCGTCAGCGCCGTTGAGAACAGCGGCACGCTGGCCCCGATCACCAGAGTGGTGGCAAAAATCAGATAAGGAGCAATCATGAAGAGCCACGAGGCGTCCTCGCTGACGATCTCGTCCTTGTGCAGCAGCTTCCAAAGATCGCGGTAAGGCTGGAATGAAGAGGCACCGGTGCGGTTCTGAAGCCTGGCCTTTATCCTTTTTGTTAAGCCGATGAAAAATGGTGACAGCAGCGGTATCAGCAATATCTGCAATGTCCAGGTAAGGGCGGAGGTCATGACGGGATGCTCGAACCGAGAAAGAAGAGCAGGCCGATAAGGGTGAGCAGTATATAGAGGATATAAGCGTTGATGTTGCCGCTCTGGACCCTGGTCATAAGCCCCGCCACCACGGTGGTCAGGTCCTGCAACGGCCGGTATATATATGTGCGGTAGATATCGTGCAGCCCCATCGTGACTTCGCCGGCTTTAGGGAAGTATCTGTTAGCGTCGTGATATTCGATCTCGGTCTCGCTTCTGGGTCTGAGGACGCGGCGGGAAACCGTGATGATCGAGCGCGAAAAGCCGGTGGCGGTGATCTCCATCCTGGGAGTGAGCGCGGCGCCGCAATCCCAGGTAGGGCCGGTCAGCACCCGGCGCCTGCGGGTCCACAAAAAAACCGCCATGGCGATGGCGGCGGCCGCCAGGCCCAGGGCGATAAAAACCGCGGGCATCGATATCTGCGCAAATCCGTTCTGAACGCTGACAGAGCTGAACCCGGCGGCGTCAGCAGCCGCAGCGTTGTGTGTGTTTGCCAGGCTGCCGGCAACGCCGGACAGCAACCGCAGGAATCTTCCGGAAAAAAGGCCCAGACCGATGACGGCGGCGGCCAGGCCCGCCATCGCCAGCCGGGGAAAGATCTCAGACTCCTTCGCCTGCGATGCGTCGTTGCTGCGGGGCCGGGCAAGAAAGGTGACGCCGAAAGCCTTGACGAAGCAGGCGGCGGCCAGGCCGCTGGTGAAAGCCAGCGATCCGATCGCCAGGATAAAAACGATTTTAGTCGTCACGTCAAAAGCGTTGACGCCCTGGAACAGCGCCTGAAAGGTCAGCCATTCGCTGAAGAAACCGTTAAGGGGCGGCAGCGCCGAGATCGCCATCGAGCCTATGAGAAAAAACAGCGCTGTCTGCGGCATACGTTTGATCAGGCCGCCGTATTTTTCGATGTTGCGGGTGTGGGTCGCGGCGATGACCGAACCCGCTCCCAGGAACAGCAGCGCCTTGAAGGTCGCGTGATTCACGGTATGGAAAAGGGCCGCCGCCAGGGCGAGCGCCGCGAGCGAGTCCATTCCCAGCGATGAAAAGACGAGGGCGCTTCCAAGTCCCAGCAGAATGATGCCGATGTTCTCGATGCTGTGGTAGGCGAGCAGCTTTTTGAGGTCGTGTTCGGAGAGGGCGTAAAGCACACCCAGAAGCGAGGAGACCGCCCCGATCGCGATGATGAGCAGGCCCCACCACAGGGAGACGGCGGGCATGATGCCGAAGCAGATACGGATCAGCATATAGATGCCGGTCTTGATCATGACTCCCGACATCAGGGCGGAGACATGCGATGGCGCCGCCGGATGAGCGCTTGGCAGCCAGATATGAAGAGGAATGAATCCCGCCTTCATGCCGAATCCGATCAACGCGGAGACAAAGATGGCATTCCTGGCAAGCGGTGACGCCTGAGCCATGCCGCCGGCGATGGCTTCGAAATCAAAAGACCCCGTGGCCTGGTGCATGAGCAGGAAAGAAAAGATTATGAAGGCGGTGCCGGCATGGGTCATGACCAGATACAGCGAACCGGCCCTGACGTTGGCGCTTTCCCGATGCTCGTAGACCACCAGGAAATAGGAGGCCAGTGACATCACCTCCCAGGCGATCAGGAAGAATAACGCGTTGTGCGCCGTCGCCACCACGATCATGCTGGCGATGAAGATATTGTAAAAAAAGCCCAGCAGCCCGAGGCTGTATTTTCCGTAATAGTGGCGGACGTACCCGAGCGCATAGACCGAGCAGAGCAGGGCCACGAAGCAGATGACCGCCATGAAGAAGGCCGAGAGCCGGTCGAGGCGGAACGAGAAAGAAAGCAGCGGCAATGTCGAATCGGCGCTGAATGCCGGTGTCCTGCCATCGATGAGGACAGCGCCCGAGAAAGCTAGGCCGGCAAGCGAGCCTGCGATCGCCAGGCCGTTACCCCAGAAGTTTGCGGCGCGGTTGCTGCGGCCGAGCGCCGGCGCTCCCGCGGCGCCGATCGCGAACACGGCCAGGATGGCGTAAAAAACGCCGGGCGAAGTCAGGAAGTCCGTCAAGGATCAGGTTTTTGACCGTTTGCGGTTGAGCTTCCCGAGGATCTCGAGAAGAGCGCCGATTATCTGGCGGGGTGAAGGCGGATCGCCGGGAACCTCGAAGTCGACGGGGATGACATTGCCGACCCCATCGAGAACCGCGTACGAACCCTTGAACAGGCCGCCGTCGATGGCGTCGTCTCCGACCGCGATCACGAATTTCGGCGCGGGCATGGCTTCGTAGGTCTTTACCAGAGCCTCGCGCATGTTCCGGGT from Actinomycetota bacterium encodes:
- a CDS encoding MarR family transcriptional regulator, encoding MDNDAQLIYADRAGRFYVQQYGLPPMAGRLLGYLTICDPEQQPIAELADALMASRSAITGAIQFLENFHLVKRTRAAGERVDRVSLDLAGVEGNGFDAKVYAEQSVVAREGLDLLKRAQPDRRAWLEEMAALSDFLARRMPDLQKEWHQRRDALRAARKKASDGRD
- a CDS encoding ABC transporter permease, yielding MYAVHDTLVMAKRSLRHTVRSIDTIITVAAMPVAFMLLFVYVFGSALQTSSGSVQYIDFITPGIVILCVVSGIAYAALRVNNDMTRGIINRFRSMPIAPSSILGGHAVSSVLSNLVSVLLVLLVSFVAGFRPGAGMAAWLIFFGILLLFTLATTWLAIVFGLLAKSAEGAGAFSYILMILIFISSSFIPAGSMTASLRVFADNQPMTPIVETMRSLLIDGIAGPRAWAAIAWCVALLIASYLLALRIYRNKTA
- a CDS encoding DUF5925 domain-containing protein, with protein sequence MTDLSMLIHSVHELIISEARVGGFRFARETSYHSVASLDASTFKEASLEWKRVTQEGLTSFVFRFPQGLLVVGLKNDFLHAEAYGKDDDAAIGLLELVRERVPPSEHKEDVVEVSFWRMGQSGPHCTKRGIAGPAWPEIKNNYVDTTRAALEELLATDIESGSEGKLVLWNGIPGTGKTYALRSWCRTCEDSIDINYIVDPDVFFGANADYMLDILTRAPHKKLNLFVAEDTGELLARDARQQTGQALSRLLNVCDGLIGQGLRILVLITTNEDLGELHPAISRPGRCYANITFDTFDQVQAREWLHSHGVEGMPTPSQSTIAQLYAAIENKQIVAKKPKQFGFTGQLKTVSE
- a CDS encoding ATP-binding cassette domain-containing protein; translated protein: MDAISAASLRKSFGKQLVLDDIGLRVSKGSVFCLLGPNGAGKTTTINILTTLLRADGGKATVNGFDVVTEAAKVRAQISLTGQFAAVDEVLTARENLVLIGDLRHIEDPARTAEELLERFSLQDAADRRTGTFSGGMRRRLDIAMGLIGDPPVIFFDEPTSGLDPLSRNMMWETIKALSQGGTTVFLTTQNLEEADRLADRIAILSQGRIVAEGTAGELKKLLPHGRIELGFPDTGQMEAAARLFQDYDVTPDDGALSLTIATDGSVAQIVRIFNRIENAQITVSEFSQKTATLDDAFLKIISDSEGNK
- a CDS encoding metalloregulator ArsR/SmtB family transcription factor, which encodes MPPALKHDVFQALADPTRRKILRLLSSEELPVGKISEPFPISRTAVSKHLGVLSEAGLVGERKIGRERRYRLQPEPLLEVKRWLAYYEKFWDKKLAALKEHIDSS
- a CDS encoding SRPBCC domain-containing protein codes for the protein MQGNNPSTLPDIQKKIMLNAPIERVWQAVATSEGIAEWCMPNDFQPEAGHVFHLQTPFGATPCKVLELDPPRRLSFSWDDFGWRVLFELQEVEGKTEFTLTHSGWGAADEIIPRTGMKQAMVHEIMNNGWEPMIRENLRKVVEG
- a CDS encoding hydrogenase 4 subunit F; this encodes MALVLLLIVPLIAAAASLAVRNRILGLEVIAAISAPLELAAVAIIIADVVRNGSSDYGTYLAVDSLGAVVLITVTLVGLAAVFYSIGYLREEVRKQIIGFSRVRQYFVLLHLFLVAMFFAILTLSPIGMWIAIEATTLSTAFLISFYNKPSSMEAAWKYLIINSIGLLLGFFGTLLFLTSTSETGVSRFIDWGALTGSASGMDPLLAKIAFIFVLIGYGTKVGLAPMHTWLPDAHSKAPSPISALLSGALLNVAMLAILKFRIVADAAGAASFSRDLMVYFGVLSIGISAFIIIVQKNYKRLFAYSSIEHMGIAALGFGFGGLGTFAALLHMIYHSLAKSILFFSAGNIFLKYSSTKIRNVKGVLSALPATSVILLIGFLAITGMPPFGIFLTEFYILSAGMGAHLPVVIAVLLLLVLVFAGFLKHIAGMTFGRDPEPLPAGESNFLTVLPPLALLGLFVAAGLYLPESLKTLITTAAALING
- a CDS encoding NADH-quinone oxidoreductase subunit C, which produces MTETRHETISTKYLPRNAAVESHGNLIACEVPAAEIAAVCESLYDHHELPLMIITCFDERGRSGFFRIMYVFGVPGENLFLGLWIEVLGEFPSLTPRIHEASIHERRIKTFFGLEPVGHPNPRPLILHENWPADAFPLRKDFDWKTRPPEAEGSFQFRELGGEGIYEIPVGPVHAGIIEPGHFRFSVAGEEILLLEPRLGYSHKGSEKLFEVLPQADKLRLAERISGDSSFSHALAFCLALESLAGISVPESDNRHRVVFSELERLANHIGDIGAIMTDTGFNFGGAAGARLREAVMQINERLTGSRFLRGVAKLGGTNARLKPETIRRLPAELDALEKDFDDVLAVAESSNTLINRLEGTGILPLAIARDHGVRGIPARAVGLRADARVDYPYCAYGKISLDVATEDDGDVLARFRVRVAEVHASIAILKEMLGSLDNVSGHPGKSPGHEEDATGATHEPTEPLNADYRKNSFAVSVVEGWRGSIVYLVATDSNGEISRVAVCDPSFLNWTALGYAGQENMVPDFPLINKSFNLSYSGNDL